A window of the Herpetosiphon gulosus genome harbors these coding sequences:
- the folK gene encoding 2-amino-4-hydroxy-6-hydroxymethyldihydropteridine diphosphokinase: protein MTIVYLAIGSNQGDRLANLQAGLAGLAPAVQLTNYSSVYETVAAYVEDQPPFLNAVVAGTTSLAPHALLALLKQIEHACGRRPGLRYGPRPLDLDILLYGELELNSADLLIPHPRMFERDFVLRPLAEIAPSRVNPEQLAQATQGSILAIAYPADQLSL, encoded by the coding sequence GTGACCATCGTTTATTTAGCCATCGGCAGCAATCAAGGCGATCGTCTAGCCAACTTACAAGCGGGCTTGGCTGGCTTAGCCCCTGCCGTCCAACTAACCAACTATTCCAGCGTCTATGAAACCGTAGCAGCCTATGTTGAAGATCAGCCGCCGTTTTTGAATGCGGTAGTTGCTGGCACGACCTCATTAGCACCACATGCGCTGCTGGCCTTACTCAAACAGATCGAGCACGCTTGTGGCCGCCGCCCAGGCTTGCGCTACGGCCCCCGCCCGCTTGATCTCGATATTTTGTTGTATGGCGAACTTGAATTGAACAGCGCTGATTTGCTTATTCCCCACCCACGTATGTTTGAGCGTGATTTTGTGTTGCGACCTTTGGCCGAAATCGCGCCTAGCCGCGTCAACCCCGAACAGCTTGCCCAAGCAACCCAAGGCAGCATCTTGGCAATTGCCTACCCAGCCGATCAACTATCCCTGTAA
- a CDS encoding patatin-like phospholipase family protein, producing MAKKALVLSGGGGRGAYHVGVMQALVERGWMRDGQGPDIIAGTSIGAVNGAALASGMTIDQLRQRWLHMHSEDVQQLSSDLPTISRPLMRFLLRSILTSDEHGGDDQIEAETPEADRNLHSPSIWHKFRSIFSATPFKSLLDTTPWRHTLSAWMNFERINSPAAPTLLLTATDVRRGTLRVFCNHKLDGQAQDQLNIEHIMASSSIPAVYPWTQVGEDMYWDGAVLANTPLGPVIEHAGGDVEIIVVMMTPWDADPNDGDQHLEAMPSDLAQSLWLTLDWALLASYRASFKLLKVYNQIAEAAQRLTAAAEKTGDQSLRWPGTMPYRVAEPLVIAPQKLMPLEWIVDYEGKNHQALFEMGYRDALRTLDQRQEQA from the coding sequence ATGGCAAAAAAAGCTTTGGTGCTTTCGGGCGGCGGTGGCCGTGGAGCTTATCACGTTGGGGTGATGCAAGCTTTGGTCGAACGCGGCTGGATGCGCGATGGTCAAGGGCCAGATATTATTGCTGGCACATCGATTGGCGCGGTCAACGGGGCGGCTTTGGCCTCGGGCATGACTATAGACCAACTGCGCCAACGCTGGTTGCACATGCACTCCGAGGACGTTCAGCAGCTTTCAAGCGATCTGCCGACGATTAGCCGACCACTGATGCGCTTTTTGCTGCGCTCGATTTTGACCTCTGACGAGCATGGCGGCGATGATCAGATTGAGGCTGAAACGCCTGAGGCTGATCGCAATTTGCATAGCCCGAGCATTTGGCATAAATTTCGCAGCATTTTTAGCGCCACTCCGTTTAAAAGTTTGCTTGATACCACACCATGGCGACACACCCTCAGCGCTTGGATGAATTTTGAGCGGATCAATAGCCCCGCTGCACCAACCCTGCTGCTGACCGCCACCGATGTGCGGCGCGGCACATTGCGGGTATTTTGCAACCATAAACTTGATGGTCAAGCCCAAGATCAACTCAACATCGAGCATATTATGGCTTCGTCGAGTATTCCAGCGGTCTACCCATGGACTCAAGTTGGCGAAGATATGTACTGGGATGGGGCGGTTTTGGCCAATACACCGCTTGGCCCAGTCATCGAACACGCTGGCGGCGATGTTGAAATTATTGTGGTAATGATGACCCCGTGGGATGCCGACCCCAACGATGGCGACCAACATCTTGAGGCCATGCCCAGCGATTTAGCACAATCGTTGTGGCTAACGCTGGATTGGGCATTGTTGGCCTCATATCGCGCATCATTTAAACTGCTCAAGGTGTATAACCAAATTGCTGAGGCGGCCCAACGCCTGACCGCCGCCGCCGAAAAAACTGGCGATCAATCGCTGCGCTGGCCTGGCACGATGCCTTATCGCGTGGCCGAGCCATTAGTGATTGCGCCGCAAAAACTCATGCCCTTAGAATGGATCGTCGATTACGAGGGCAAAAATCATCAAGCTTTGTTTGAAATGGGCTATCGTGATGCCTTACGAACCTTAGATCAACGCCAGGAGCAAGCGTGA
- a CDS encoding ParA family protein, whose protein sequence is MPRVIAVTNFKGGIGKTTTTVNVAAGFALKGASVLVIDVDPQSNVRMCFGHAEPRRSLYDVLIDNKKIPDCVVQVRPNIDLLASSDALLQAQSDIGKRPDWGRVLEIALRPVVRNYDFVFIDCSASLTVLNLNALMAASDIIVPTALEHLALQGLRQLGRNITRIKGTMGALRMIIPTMFDARNRQSHRLLASLREEYGTLVTDPVRVNVRLSEATVEGKTIYEYDPRSNGAIDYAALVEKLGDVFNFQAKPMAEPVPVVNPVPVARPFTAFETPPPPPEPSLVGNLQAEEKPMFRGPVREECPHCGRLLEQVMLAGYRVYFCDHCKYKRQELASGVRR, encoded by the coding sequence ATGCCTCGCGTAATTGCCGTCACCAACTTCAAGGGCGGTATTGGCAAGACGACTACCACCGTGAATGTAGCCGCCGGCTTTGCCCTCAAAGGTGCTTCAGTGCTTGTGATCGATGTCGATCCACAGAGCAATGTTCGTATGTGTTTTGGGCATGCCGAACCCCGCCGCTCCCTGTACGATGTTTTGATCGATAACAAGAAAATTCCTGATTGTGTCGTGCAAGTACGCCCCAACATCGACTTACTTGCCTCAAGCGATGCGTTATTGCAAGCACAATCGGATATTGGCAAACGCCCAGATTGGGGTCGGGTGCTCGAAATCGCCCTACGTCCAGTCGTGCGCAACTATGATTTTGTCTTTATTGATTGTAGTGCTTCGTTGACTGTGCTTAACCTGAATGCCTTGATGGCTGCTTCAGATATTATTGTGCCAACCGCTTTGGAACACTTGGCTTTACAAGGGTTGCGCCAACTTGGCCGGAATATCACCCGCATCAAAGGCACAATGGGCGCATTACGTATGATTATCCCCACCATGTTCGATGCGCGGAATCGCCAATCGCACCGTTTACTGGCCTCGTTGCGCGAGGAATATGGCACGCTCGTGACCGACCCAGTTCGGGTCAATGTGCGGTTGTCTGAGGCGACGGTTGAAGGTAAAACGATCTACGAATATGATCCACGCTCAAATGGGGCGATTGATTATGCAGCCTTGGTCGAAAAATTAGGCGATGTGTTTAATTTTCAAGCCAAACCTATGGCAGAGCCTGTGCCTGTGGTCAATCCAGTTCCCGTGGCTCGGCCATTTACCGCCTTTGAAACCCCGCCACCACCACCCGAACCGTCATTGGTTGGCAATTTACAAGCTGAAGAAAAGCCCATGTTTCGTGGCCCAGTCCGCGAGGAATGCCCGCATTGTGGGCGGTTATTAGAGCAAGTGATGCTAGCAGGCTATCGGGTGTATTTTTGCGATCATTGCAAATATAAACGCCAAGAATTAGCCTCGGGAGTTCGCCGCTAG
- a CDS encoding metal-dependent transcriptional regulator, translating into MRITAGVQDYVKAIYTLQQEEAPVSNGRLASYFGFSAPTITEMVKKLESLELVDYQARYGVRLTEIGEKIALEMIRHHRLLELYLVQALGMSWDEVHDEAEVLEHVLSEALEERIAEYLGHPQFDPHGSPIPARDGSIPQRDSCSLALLELNQIARIVEVEDRDAARLRYLADLGLTPNNVIKIIARAPFDGPLTLWVGADQTQQVLDSRLATRIQVQIERSI; encoded by the coding sequence ATGCGAATTACGGCAGGCGTACAAGATTATGTGAAAGCAATTTATACCCTTCAACAAGAGGAAGCGCCTGTCTCCAACGGTCGGCTGGCTAGTTACTTTGGGTTTAGTGCGCCCACGATCACCGAGATGGTCAAAAAGCTCGAAAGTTTAGAACTGGTTGATTATCAGGCGCGTTATGGGGTGCGGCTCACCGAGATCGGCGAGAAAATCGCGCTCGAGATGATTCGCCACCATCGTTTGCTGGAACTTTATTTAGTGCAAGCCCTTGGCATGTCGTGGGATGAAGTTCACGATGAGGCCGAAGTTTTGGAACATGTGCTCTCTGAAGCGCTGGAAGAACGAATTGCCGAATACTTGGGGCATCCCCAATTTGATCCCCATGGCTCGCCAATTCCGGCCCGCGATGGCAGTATTCCGCAGCGTGATTCATGCTCATTGGCTTTGTTGGAGCTGAATCAGATTGCGCGGATCGTCGAAGTTGAGGATCGTGATGCTGCCCGCTTGCGCTACTTGGCGGATCTTGGTTTAACGCCCAACAACGTTATTAAAATTATTGCCCGAGCGCCGTTTGATGGCCCCTTGACCTTGTGGGTTGGTGCTGATCAAACCCAACAGGTGCTTGATTCACGCTTAGCAACTCGGATTCAAGTGCAAATTGAGCGTTCAATTTAG
- a CDS encoding zinc ABC transporter substrate-binding protein has protein sequence MQRKNFLVLLVLLLVSCGPSSFAQPTSANPPLRVAATVGMIADVVKHVGGEHVEVLGLMGPGVDPHLYKPSVGDVRILDDADLIFYGGLELEGRMTDMLEKLNRQKPTIAVTSQIDQSRLHATGGDSFDPHIWFDVILWRDTIAVIVETLASYDPAHAADYQRNAAAYAQELTALDQEVKDLIATVPTASRVLITAHDAFGYFGSAYGFEVRGLQGLSTASEAGAGDVQSLAEFIQTRQIKAIFVESSVPQTTINAVQKAVQSRGWDVAIGGELFSDAMGDAGTEEGTYIGMVRHNVTTIVNALK, from the coding sequence ATGCAACGAAAAAATTTCTTGGTGCTGCTGGTATTGCTGCTGGTAAGTTGTGGTCCTAGCAGTTTTGCCCAACCAACCAGCGCCAATCCACCGCTACGAGTGGCCGCAACCGTTGGGATGATTGCCGATGTCGTCAAGCATGTTGGTGGTGAGCATGTCGAAGTGCTTGGCCTGATGGGGCCAGGCGTTGACCCACACCTCTACAAACCCAGCGTTGGCGATGTGCGGATTCTCGATGATGCTGATTTGATTTTTTATGGCGGTTTGGAACTCGAAGGTCGCATGACCGATATGCTCGAAAAGCTCAATCGCCAAAAACCAACGATTGCCGTCACCAGCCAAATCGATCAAAGCCGCTTGCATGCAACTGGTGGCGATTCATTCGACCCGCATATTTGGTTCGATGTGATCTTATGGCGCGATACGATTGCCGTCATTGTTGAAACTTTGGCTAGTTATGATCCAGCCCATGCAGCGGATTATCAGCGCAACGCTGCGGCCTATGCCCAAGAGCTAACTGCACTGGATCAAGAGGTTAAAGACTTGATTGCGACCGTCCCAACCGCTAGTCGGGTATTGATTACTGCTCACGATGCGTTTGGTTACTTTGGCTCAGCCTATGGCTTTGAGGTGCGCGGTTTGCAAGGGTTGAGTACTGCTAGCGAAGCTGGGGCTGGCGATGTTCAAAGCCTGGCCGAATTTATTCAAACCCGCCAAATCAAAGCGATTTTTGTTGAATCCAGCGTGCCGCAAACCACGATTAATGCTGTGCAAAAGGCCGTTCAATCACGCGGCTGGGATGTAGCGATCGGTGGCGAGTTGTTCTCCGATGCCATGGGCGATGCTGGCACTGAAGAAGGAACCTATATCGGTATGGTGCGCCATAACGTCACCACGATTGTTAATGCGTTGAAGTAG
- a CDS encoding ABC transporter ATP-binding protein, with product MNASAKPLAIHDLTVAYQDKPVLWDIDLSVPTGVLAAIVGPNGAGKSTLIKATLGLMPVAAGTVEMFGQPYAKARRMVGYVPQRSSVDWDFPTNALDVVLMGTYGQLGWIKRPSKADREWALHCLDQLAMADFAQRQISQLSGGQQQRVFLARALAQRAQLYLMDEPFVGVDAVTERAIISLLQQLRSDGKTVICVHHDLDSAPEYFDWVALLNVRMIAAGPMKTIWTPENISQTYGGRTQSLIRGAA from the coding sequence ATGAACGCTAGTGCAAAACCGCTTGCAATTCACGATCTAACTGTGGCCTACCAAGATAAGCCGGTGTTGTGGGATATTGATTTGAGTGTGCCAACAGGCGTGTTGGCGGCGATTGTTGGGCCAAACGGCGCTGGCAAATCGACCTTGATCAAAGCGACGCTTGGCTTGATGCCCGTGGCGGCTGGTACGGTTGAAATGTTTGGACAGCCCTACGCCAAAGCTCGGCGCATGGTTGGCTATGTGCCGCAACGCTCCAGCGTCGATTGGGATTTTCCGACCAATGCCTTGGATGTGGTATTGATGGGAACTTACGGCCAACTCGGCTGGATTAAGCGGCCAAGCAAAGCCGACCGCGAATGGGCCTTGCATTGTTTAGATCAACTGGCCATGGCCGATTTTGCCCAGCGCCAAATTAGCCAGCTCAGCGGCGGCCAGCAACAACGGGTCTTTTTGGCTCGTGCTTTGGCCCAACGTGCCCAACTTTATCTGATGGATGAGCCATTTGTGGGCGTGGATGCAGTGACCGAACGAGCGATTATCAGTCTATTGCAACAACTGCGCTCGGACGGCAAAACCGTAATTTGCGTGCACCACGACCTTGATTCAGCTCCTGAATATTTTGATTGGGTGGCTTTGTTGAATGTGCGCATGATCGCTGCTGGCCCAATGAAAACAATTTGGACCCCCGAGAATATTAGCCAAACCTATGGTGGCCGAACCCAAAGCCTGATTCGAGGTGCTGCATGA